DNA from Candidatus Epulonipiscium sp.:
TTTCTTTAATTAGACCCACTGAATTTTCAAATGGCCCTGTTATGACTTTTACAGCATCTCCGGCTTCTATATCGATTTTTGCTTGTGGAAGTTCAATGCCCATTCCTCTGATTTCATCTTCTGAAAGAGGGACAGGTTTTGAACCCGGTCCTACGAATCCGGTTACTCCTCTAGTATTTCTTACGACATACCAAGTATCATCCGTCATATGCATTTTAATTAATACATATCCTGGAAACACCTTGCGCTGAACTGTCTTTTTCTTTCCATTCTTGATTTCAACCGCATCATGAAGTGGAACAACAACTTCTTCAATCAGTTCGTGCATGTTTCTGTTTTCGATTACTTTTTCAATATTAGCCTTTACTTTATTCTCATATCCGGAATAGGTATGGACCACATACCATCTTGCATCGTCAGACATACAATCATCCTTTTATCAAAAAATTTTCGTGATAAAGTCGAAACCGTTACTGTAGATAATGTCAATAACAAAAACTATGCCGGCTACCAATATAGAAGTAACTATAACCGTTAAGGTTTGTTTGAATAGTTCCTTTTGGCTAGGCCAAACAATTTTCTTGAATTCTCCCCTGAATTGGTGAAAAAGTTCTTTCATCATCTCACTTCCCTTGTAAGGACTTTTGGTATTTACTACTTTGTTTCTTTGTGTACAGTATGAGTCTTGCAAAACTTACAATACTTTTTAGTTTCCACCCTATCGGGATGGTTTGCTTTGTTTTTTGTTGTGTTGTAGTTTCTTTGTTTGCAATCCGTACACGCCAAAGTGATTTTAACTCTCACAACTTCCACCTCCACTTACTACTAGATAAATTCCAATAATTTTGGGCATAAAAAAAAAGACCTTTCGCCACTAAAATAATATAGCATGAAATAGCGAATAAGTCAAGGCACTGATAAATTTTAACTTTCCCTCTTTGAAAACATATTGTTATCCTTGTAAGATTTTAGTATTTGAGTTTTTCCTTTGCTCAATATGTTAAGTTCTTTTCTAGTCCTACTAAAGTATGCTTGTAGGTGTTGCCTATTGTTTTCTTCATTTATCTCAATCTTTATAATATAATCAGCCACTATTCTAATATTTATCTGAAGTTCTTTATAGATTTCCTTTATTTGTTGCATGTTATTTTCAATCTGTGGCCTTATATTGGCATAAATATTTTCAAATTGGATATCTAATTCGTTTACTTTTTCGGTTAATTCTAATTTTTGCTCAGAAAGGGCTCCAAAAATTTCAAAGTCAATGGATTCTGATTGTATAACCGAAGATTGGTTCTCTGTTATATTATTGATTTTTTCTAGGTAGTTTATTTTCTTTTCCATGATTTCTAATAGTATCTTTGATAGTATAAATACTTCCTCCATACTATTCACTTACTTTTTCTTCATTGTCTACAGGTTTGGTTTTAGCGGCTTTCATTGCCTCTTTCCATGCATCCCTAAATTCCTTTATTAGTCCTTTTACTTCTTCGAGTATTTCTTTATTTTTAGTTGCATTGGCTTCTATTAGCCTTCTTATTATATAATCATACATAAAATCAAAAGTCTCTGAAATCTCATACTCCCTATTCAGAGTTATTTGAAATTCTTGGATAATGTCTTGCACTCTGATTATCGCGTTATGTGCCCCTTGTATGTTTTTTTCTTCTATTGCTTTAATGGCTATATTACAAAACTTTAATGCCCCATCATACAACATCAAGGTTAACTCTGGTTTGGATGCTGTTAAAATAGAGTTGTTTTTATATCGCTGATATGGATTGTTGTTCAAGTTATACCCCCCTATCTCATAATTACATCAATTATATAACATTTTCTTATATAATACCATAGAATTCACCATTATGTATTTTGGTAAAATATAAATAACTCCCATATATTTATATGGGAGCTACTTTTATTACTATATCTTCTCATCTACAACTAAACCTACTAATTCCCACATTTTCGCCACCATATCCAGCACCTTTTCAGGGGGAATTTCCCTTATTAATTCTTTTGTTTCTGCATTCATTACTTTTACCATAATCTGTTTGGTTCCTTCATGGATAGAAAACTGGAACTCACGATTAGCTCCCTGAAGCTTTTTATTGGCTGACTCTATAGCTTTGATTAAAGCATCTTCCCCTATATTAGGTCGGTATCCCGGGTTTTCTTCGATGTACTTTGCTACACTGGTCTTAAACTCTTTTTCTATATTCTGCTCAAGTCCAAAATCTTTCTTTTCTGTACTTTGACTAGTATTTTTAATTGACACATCAAAATTTGCCCGATCTATCATCTCTAATTTCACGGAATTCACCTCCTTGTGTTTTCCTGTATTTTCTTTAATGGAAAGATTTAAACCCTTTGTGCATTTCTTTCTATATAAAATATCGAATTTCCTATAGAATCCCTAAATAGTCTTTGTAATATTTTTAATTTTTTTTATCAAAAAACGCTCCATCTATACTGGGAATTTGATATTGATAGGTTTTATCGGCCTTTTTCCTTTCTTGCATTTTTCTTATGTTGTTTTTAACTTCTGACAAGGAAGCTTTTAATTTGTCATTATTTACTTTATCTAATTGTTGAATTTTTTCTAATTGCCTTAAGACGTCTTGATTAAGCTTTTTGATAACACCTAGTCTATCTTTATCTTCTAGCTCTTCTATGGAATCAATATACCCTTTTATTTTTAATGCTTGGCTATAGTCTTTTATTTTACTATCGATGCCCTCTATCTTATCTATAAATCCTTGTTTTTTTTCAATAGCCCTATCTATATCGTCCATTTGTTCTTCCGCATCATAACCAATTTGCTCCTTACTAATAGCATGTATAAAATGCAGGAGTGACAATTTTTTTTGTAAAAGATCAGCTATATGCTTTAGTATCTCTGCTTTTTCCATATTACATACCACCCATGCCGCCTAATTGCTGCGTCAACCACTGGCTTTGGGCATTGGCTTTTTGCATAGCTGCTTCTAATCTAGCAAACATTGCATAATATCTTTCTTCCTTTTGCATCAGTCTATCTAATAGTTCATCTATCTTTTCGTTTTGTGCCTTTATCTGATTATATACGGTATTGTCATATTCGGTGGTTGTGCCTATTTGACCTGCTTTTTCTATAAGCAGTCCTTTTGAGCCGCTGATGGAACTGGTGCGAATATTATCTTGTAAAATATCGTACAGCCTATGAGCTAGACCCTGTTCCTTCATTCTTTGATTACGATTCTTAGTATCTGTATATTCTACCGTGGATTCTTTTGTGAATAACTGAGTTATCTTATCAGGCATATCTTGGATTGCCTTTTTTAATTTTTCTTCATTAATAACTAGTTTACCATTTTCCTGCCATATATTAGAAGTCGTAATTCCTATATCGTATAAGCCAATATCTAGCCCTTCTACCTTTTCATACAATACCCTTCTCATAGAAGATGCAATATTACTTAGGATATCTTCGCCTCTTAATACCCCTTGTTTTGCTTTTTCTTCCCAAAGCTTAATATCTGCTTCGGACATTTCTTTTCTTTGTTCTTCAGTTAGGGGTTCGTAATATTCATATTTGCCGGACCTTGCTCTTTTTTCACTATATTTGCCATTGATTGTATCTACTATTTCATTATATTTATCTACAAATCCTATGATTTTTTCTACTAGTTGATCCGGATCGGTTCCAATTTTAATATCAAAGGTTTGACTAGGATCTACTTTTTTAGGATCTAGATTAATGGTGTATTTTATCCCATCTATATTAAAGGTATTCTCCGTCCTATTGGCATCAACCCCGTCTATATTAAATATAGCATCCTTTGCCTCGCTATAACCTATTTTTTCATACCCCGATTCGCTTGACTCACCAGTGATAAGATTCATTTTTCTAAATAAAGTGTTAGTGTTGGTGTCTGCATAATCCATATTAAACTGTATATTATTCATAGAACCTGTTTTTGTTCCTTGGATGGTGAATGAATCTATAAAGGTACTATAGCGAATGCTTACCCCTATAGCACTACCATTAATCTCATCCATCATTTGTTTTACTGTAATATCATTCCCGAATTCAAAGGTCTTTCCATTGAGTTCGAATTTAACATTCCCTTCGATTCCAAAGGCATTCTCGATTTTTTCATCTAGGTTCAGAGTGTTTTTTGCTCCATTTTTAAAGCCTAGGTTTTCTACCACTGACGGGGTATTATTAGATACTTTGATTTGATTGCCGTTG
Protein-coding regions in this window:
- the nusG gene encoding transcription termination/antitermination protein NusG, with protein sequence MSDDARWYVVHTYSGYENKVKANIEKVIENRNMHELIEEVVVPLHDAVEIKNGKKKTVQRKVFPGYVLIKMHMTDDTWYVVRNTRGVTGFVGPGSKPVPLSEDEIRGMGIELPQAKIDIEAGDAVKVITGPFENSVGLIKEIHASKRTAIVKLSMFGRETPVELDFAQIQKM
- the secE gene encoding preprotein translocase subunit SecE, with protein sequence MMKELFHQFRGEFKKIVWPSQKELFKQTLTVIVTSILVAGIVFVIDIIYSNGFDFITKIF
- the rpmG gene encoding 50S ribosomal protein L33; amino-acid sequence: MRVKITLACTDCKQRNYNTTKNKANHPDRVETKKYCKFCKTHTVHKETK
- the fliS gene encoding flagellar export chaperone FliS gives rise to the protein MNNNPYQRYKNNSILTASKPELTLMLYDGALKFCNIAIKAIEEKNIQGAHNAIIRVQDIIQEFQITLNREYEISETFDFMYDYIIRRLIEANATKNKEILEEVKGLIKEFRDAWKEAMKAAKTKPVDNEEKVSE
- a CDS encoding flagellar protein FlaG; amino-acid sequence: MIDRANFDVSIKNTSQSTEKKDFGLEQNIEKEFKTSVAKYIEENPGYRPNIGEDALIKAIESANKKLQGANREFQFSIHEGTKQIMVKVMNAETKELIREIPPEKVLDMVAKMWELVGLVVDEKI
- a CDS encoding flagellar protein FlgN — translated: MEKAEILKHIADLLQKKLSLLHFIHAISKEQIGYDAEEQMDDIDRAIEKKQGFIDKIEGIDSKIKDYSQALKIKGYIDSIEELEDKDRLGVIKKLNQDVLRQLEKIQQLDKVNNDKLKASLSEVKNNIRKMQERKKADKTYQYQIPSIDGAFFDKKN
- the fliD gene encoding flagellar filament capping protein FliD, with translation MITSNRLRFTGIATGIDTDMAIQQMMKVEYTRVDKMKQAVQLLQWKQEGFRDIANLLRGFQDTYFNNLKMKDNFRSPTAFSAFTSNVKSGGVSSEGITVEAGAGAAVGSHSLIVKQVAEEAVWKGTDSVSGGMKGRQISAENLKTLTKGKEFNVTYDGVTKKIRLDGGSGENGSYTNITQLQEELQQKFDIAFGITNNGETTKSNIEVLVNGAGLEFKSKGHELLITNVSNTYVSSLGFSNGQTNAITGKEINITEEITGKIKVSLNGEEAKEIDVHFTKDNIAESLEQQINSAFGEGNIVKVTIGENNKLQIISYDTSNEIKFSTGDTDNVLDKLGLSNGATIKRMEGSVNINVDDTGKEFSINVDGMDYLIELTKDYKEEDLEVLAQDITSQLSETGVQVIVDGNKLKFTNTNGNQIKVSNNTPSVVENLGFKNGAKNTLNLDEKIENAFGIEGNVKFELNGKTFEFGNDITVKQMMDEINGSAIGVSIRYSTFIDSFTIQGTKTGSMNNIQFNMDYADTNTNTLFRKMNLITGESSESGYEKIGYSEAKDAIFNIDGVDANRTENTFNIDGIKYTINLDPKKVDPSQTFDIKIGTDPDQLVEKIIGFVDKYNEIVDTINGKYSEKRARSGKYEYYEPLTEEQRKEMSEADIKLWEEKAKQGVLRGEDILSNIASSMRRVLYEKVEGLDIGLYDIGITTSNIWQENGKLVINEEKLKKAIQDMPDKITQLFTKESTVEYTDTKNRNQRMKEQGLAHRLYDILQDNIRTSSISGSKGLLIEKAGQIGTTTEYDNTVYNQIKAQNEKIDELLDRLMQKEERYYAMFARLEAAMQKANAQSQWLTQQLGGMGGM